The Sphingomonas alpina genome has a segment encoding these proteins:
- a CDS encoding sigma-54 interaction domain-containing protein, with translation MVAIPHDDIAERIDVGLSATKHPGGRSVLSFDSDKHHAVGARARAFIFSDPRSRALVPLIEKTAPSEANILVIGETGTGKELVARYVHSLSHRAQGPFLAVNCGAFSETLIEGELFGYERGAYTGAHAARPGWFEAANGGTLFLDELGDLPLSLQVKLLRVLQEREVVRLGSRTAIPLDVRVIAATNVDLHHAVATGAFRPDLFYRLQVVTLPLLPLRERRADILPLARHFLQVYGDKIQPRRLDLSSAAEEALYHYGWPGNIRELENAIYRATLVNQDGLIQIEDLGLPTGQGIAFYPPVLSLDEGRGEANVAPRLEGGTLEEIVRPLVAKLLDGDHEAMLDRLVSAVVTETFHLCGSNQIRTAAALGITRNVVRTHLKNFGLI, from the coding sequence ATGGTCGCTATCCCGCACGACGATATCGCAGAGCGGATCGACGTCGGACTCTCGGCAACGAAGCACCCTGGCGGGCGCTCCGTGCTGTCGTTCGATTCCGACAAACATCATGCGGTGGGGGCACGCGCCCGCGCCTTCATCTTCTCCGACCCGCGCTCGCGCGCGCTGGTGCCGCTGATCGAGAAAACCGCACCAAGCGAGGCAAACATCCTGGTGATCGGCGAGACCGGCACCGGCAAGGAACTGGTCGCACGCTATGTCCATTCGCTCAGCCACCGTGCGCAGGGACCGTTCCTCGCCGTCAATTGCGGCGCTTTTTCGGAAACGCTGATCGAGGGCGAGCTGTTCGGCTATGAACGAGGCGCTTACACCGGTGCACATGCCGCCCGCCCCGGCTGGTTCGAGGCCGCGAATGGCGGGACCTTGTTCCTCGACGAACTGGGCGACCTGCCGCTTTCGCTGCAGGTGAAATTGCTGCGCGTGCTGCAGGAGCGCGAAGTGGTGCGACTCGGGTCGCGTACGGCGATCCCGCTCGACGTACGGGTGATCGCCGCGACCAATGTCGACCTGCATCACGCGGTGGCGACCGGCGCGTTCCGCCCGGACCTGTTCTACCGGCTTCAGGTGGTGACATTGCCGCTGCTGCCGCTGCGCGAACGGCGCGCCGACATCCTGCCGCTCGCGCGCCATTTCCTCCAGGTTTATGGCGACAAGATCCAGCCGCGGCGGCTCGATCTCAGCTCCGCCGCCGAGGAAGCGCTTTATCATTATGGCTGGCCGGGCAATATCCGCGAGTTGGAGAATGCGATCTACCGCGCCACTCTGGTCAATCAGGACGGGCTGATCCAGATCGAGGATCTTGGATTGCCGACCGGCCAGGGGATCGCATTCTATCCACCTGTCCTTTCCTTGGATGAAGGTCGGGGCGAGGCCAATGTTGCGCCGAGACTGGAGGGAGGAACGCTGGAGGAGATCGTGCGCCCGCTGGTCGCAAAACTGCTCGACGGCGACCATGAAGCGATGCTCGACCGGCTGGTCAGCGCAGTGGTGACCGAGACTTTCCATTTGTGCGGATCCAATCAGATCAGGACCGCCGCGGCGCTTGGCATCACGCGCAATGTGGTGCGGACTCATCTCAAGAATTTCGGCCTGATCTGA
- a CDS encoding ABC transporter substrate-binding protein: MSGRATPAQHDPDCIWLTRCPVPAASGVAWALGWMTEEFGRDGITTKRVREAGLNLVAPDPERQAQYLFREGGNIQALAARALGAPTRVIGLTWIDERQAIMVRPDTRVLEPADLKGLRFALPGFARTRGESIARGMALHGIKSALALGRLDLEDVRLVDVPAPPVEQPSAQGMRRLWLGLEWLAAGRVDAVYVKGAAAAETAARLGLSVAIDLDAYPSRLARVNNGTPRPITVHEHMIEHHFDLVVRFLEQTLRAADWASTNLAELKHILAHETLAGVAAVEATYRGDFHRSLHPDLSADRVEMLRSQANFLWLHGFLDARVDVGQWIDTRPLDAALGRRAGIRPESVVSSDS, from the coding sequence ATGTCCGGACGCGCGACACCGGCGCAACACGACCCCGACTGTATCTGGCTCACCCGATGCCCCGTTCCTGCGGCGTCCGGCGTCGCCTGGGCATTGGGCTGGATGACCGAGGAGTTCGGGCGCGACGGGATCACCACCAAGCGCGTGCGCGAAGCCGGGCTCAACCTTGTCGCGCCCGATCCCGAACGGCAGGCGCAATATCTGTTCCGCGAAGGCGGCAATATCCAGGCGCTCGCCGCCCGCGCACTGGGCGCACCAACGCGCGTGATCGGCCTGACCTGGATCGACGAACGCCAGGCGATCATGGTCCGGCCGGACACGCGAGTGCTGGAGCCGGCGGACCTGAAGGGCCTGCGCTTCGCCCTGCCCGGCTTCGCGCGCACGCGCGGGGAAAGCATTGCCCGCGGCATGGCGCTCCATGGCATCAAGAGCGCGCTGGCGCTGGGCCGGCTCGACCTGGAGGATGTCCGGCTGGTCGATGTTCCCGCCCCGCCGGTGGAGCAGCCTAGCGCGCAGGGCATGCGCCGGCTGTGGCTCGGGCTCGAATGGCTTGCCGCCGGTCGCGTCGATGCGGTCTATGTAAAAGGCGCGGCGGCGGCCGAGACTGCGGCACGGCTCGGGCTGTCGGTGGCGATCGATCTCGATGCCTATCCGAGCCGGCTCGCGCGGGTGAACAACGGCACGCCGCGCCCGATCACCGTGCACGAACATATGATCGAGCACCATTTCGACCTGGTGGTGCGCTTCCTCGAACAGACGCTGCGCGCGGCCGACTGGGCCTCGACCAATCTGGCGGAACTGAAGCACATCCTGGCGCACGAGACGCTGGCCGGGGTCGCCGCGGTGGAGGCGACCTACCGCGGCGATTTCCATCGTTCGCTCCATCCCGACCTCTCGGCCGATCGCGTCGAAATGCTGCGTTCCCAAGCCAACTTCCTGTGGTTGCACGGCTTTCTCGATGCACGCGTGGATGTGGGGCAATGGATCGACACCCGCCCGCTCGACGCTGCGCTGGGTCGCCGCGCCGGGATCCGGCCGGAGTCGGTCGTTAGCTCGGATAGCTGA